The Alkalispirochaeta americana genome segment CCTGGGCTCGTTCGGCAGCACTCTCGTACTGCTGCTGATTTCGGATGAAGCCCTGCCGGAGCGTCACGTTGTCCCGGCCGGCCGATTCAAAAAAGTTCAGCCTGTTATCCACCATGGTTCGCATGGACATGGAGAAGGTTTGGAGTTGTCGCAGAGCAAACTCCGCTTCCTCCGACGAGGCGGGAAGAAATTCCTGACCCTCCACAACGCCCCCTTCAAGAATTGCCTCCAAATATTCGTTGGCAAGGGTCGAGAGCCCCCGGACCCGCTCAAGCTCCCGGGTGTCTTCAAATCCGGCGATCACGTTCTCGAGCAACAGTTGGGCCTGAGTCACAGCCAGGCGGGAGCGCATGATAGCGTAGAGATGAGGGTTTGCCTGATCGGTGATTTGCCGGGCATCCTGGTGGAGGCGGGCAATCCGGAGGGCCCCCGTTCCGCCGGCCCCGAGGATGATCAAGGACAAAGAGCCGAAGGCAATGAGCATCTTGGCACGCAAACGAAGATGAAATACCGGAGGTTTCCGGCTCTGTGTATTGGTAGCTACTGTGGTTTTCTTGCTTCTCTGTTTCGATGTCTGAAGTCCCATAGAACGTAAGTGTAATATAGTTTTTGTCATTTAGAAAAGTAAATTCTGTGGGGTTTGTCTGATTCGCCGACTGAAAGCGCTGGTGGCGGTGGTCCGGGCAACCTGGTGTCCGGTGTCCGGTGTCCGGTGTCAGCTATACAGGATTTACGCCAAAAAAAAGTCCGCCAGTGTGATTCATTACACTGACGGACTTTATTGTGCGGCAGAGAGGACTTGAACCTCCACGTCCTTGCGGACACTAGCCCCTCAAGCTAGCGCGTCTACCAGTTCCGCCACTGCCGCGTCAGAACGATGCGCAAGATATCACGCCCTCCAGAGAGTGTCAAGGAGTTCCGGCGCATCCCCGTTTATTTTTGCTGTCCGGGCTGTCTTCGTCGAAAAGAGTGGCTTCCAGGAGATCCAGTTGCTGCGAAAGCAGGTCCAGGGCCAGCTGAATCGGCTCCGGTTGTGCCATATCTACCCCTGCGGCGTTGAGGGAGTCCAGGGGAAAGCGGGATCCCCCCGAGCGCAGGAACCGGAAATAGTCATCCCGTTCGCCGGGGCCTCCCTCAAGAACTCTTCGGGAGAGGGTTATTGCTGCCGAA includes the following:
- a CDS encoding HAMP domain-containing protein, with amino-acid sequence MRAKMLIAFGSLSLIILGAGGTGALRIARLHQDARQITDQANPHLYAIMRSRLAVTQAQLLLENVIAGFEDTRELERVRGLSTLANEYLEAILEGGVVEGQEFLPASSEEAEFALRQLQTFSMSMRTMVDNRLNFFESAGRDNVTLRQGFIRNQQQYESAAERAQAVIDQEVLETVAVMNANAAQGMRLLLGATAVSLVLALVLAIGLSRHVVNRVRLTRQVSQKLATGDLTARVTVRGHDEIGEMGRDISSAVSGLNRIIGTVVDRIQVLNATG